In Desulfofundulus kuznetsovii DSM 6115, the following are encoded in one genomic region:
- a CDS encoding ZIP family metal transporter, whose translation MNILASVLLMALFAGLSTCLGAMLVLIWGRLGRRSFSLFSGLAAGVMLAVVLLDLIPASLRYGSATQGVLGFTAGVLLMVALDLFLNSESPVGKHDYTYLKMGYLIAAGIALHDLPEGLAIAAGFVEPGHLGPLLALAIALHNIPEGMATAAPLAAGGLSPPVVLFLNGLVSLVTPLGCWLGLLLTHTSPAFLSSLLALAAGAMAYIVKAKLLPECLRLHPPMAYLGLFGGIVLVFFLNLFF comes from the coding sequence GTGAATATCTTGGCCTCGGTACTGCTTATGGCCCTTTTTGCCGGCTTGAGCACCTGTCTGGGGGCCATGCTGGTGCTTATCTGGGGCCGCCTGGGGCGGCGGTCCTTTTCTCTTTTTTCCGGCCTGGCGGCAGGGGTAATGCTGGCCGTAGTGCTCCTGGATTTGATTCCCGCATCGCTGCGCTATGGCAGCGCAACCCAGGGGGTTTTGGGATTTACCGCCGGAGTTTTGTTGATGGTCGCCCTGGATCTGTTTCTAAACAGCGAAAGCCCGGTGGGTAAGCATGATTATACCTACCTGAAAATGGGGTACCTCATTGCCGCCGGGATCGCCTTGCACGATTTACCGGAAGGACTGGCCATTGCCGCCGGATTTGTAGAACCAGGCCATCTGGGCCCCCTTCTCGCCCTGGCCATAGCCCTGCACAACATCCCCGAAGGGATGGCCACAGCGGCTCCCCTGGCGGCCGGGGGCCTTTCCCCGCCGGTGGTATTGTTTTTAAACGGGCTGGTCAGCCTGGTTACTCCCCTGGGTTGCTGGTTGGGCCTTTTGCTCACCCACACTTCCCCGGCCTTTCTATCTTCCCTCCTGGCCCTGGCCGCGGGGGCTATGGCCTACATCGTTAAAGCAAAACTGCTGCCCGAATGCCTGCGCCTGCACCCGCCCATGGCCTATCTGGGACTTTTTGGGGGAATTGTCCTGGTGTTCTTCCTGAACCTATTTTTTTAA
- a CDS encoding Uma2 family endonuclease: MPFQHKRQTKIYYTYADYASLPEEERCEIIDGVLYMQAAPSRIHQEILMELSRQIANYLAGKPCKVYPAPFCVRLPDGDEKGDEDIKTVVEPDISIVCDQSKLDGRGCIGAPDMIVEITSPSSARKDRLEKFYKYERAGVKEYWIVEPEEKLVSVFVQGDNNRYGRPDIYTEGDEIKVSIFPDLVISLKNIF; this comes from the coding sequence ATGCCGTTTCAGCATAAAAGGCAAACGAAAATTTATTATACTTATGCGGATTATGCTTCATTGCCGGAAGAAGAAAGGTGTGAAATCATTGATGGCGTGCTGTATATGCAGGCCGCTCCATCCAGGATTCACCAGGAAATCTTGATGGAACTTTCAAGGCAGATAGCAAATTATCTGGCGGGTAAGCCATGTAAAGTCTACCCGGCGCCGTTTTGCGTAAGGCTGCCGGATGGTGATGAAAAAGGCGATGAGGATATCAAAACAGTGGTGGAACCCGACATAAGCATTGTCTGCGACCAATCCAAATTAGACGGGCGGGGATGTATAGGCGCCCCCGATATGATAGTTGAGATTACTTCGCCATCTTCGGCGAGGAAGGACAGGTTGGAAAAGTTTTATAAATATGAGAGGGCCGGTGTGAAAGAATACTGGATCGTGGAACCGGAAGAAAAGTTGGTCAGCGTATTTGTGCAGGGCGACAATAATAGATACGGCAGGCCGGATATTTACACAGAAGGCGATGAAATAAAAGTGAGTATATTTCCGGATCTTGTAATAAGCCTGAAGAATATTTTTTGA
- a CDS encoding heavy-metal-associated domain-containing protein, with the protein MGNSVMTTFRVGGLWDEQGSKEIEHNLIQLDGVEEVRVSLENGTVDVRYDPEVIRREYLERTLDSLGYSPYVR; encoded by the coding sequence ATGGGGAATTCCGTTATGACCACTTTTCGGGTTGGCGGGTTGTGGGACGAGCAGGGTAGTAAAGAAATTGAACATAACCTGATCCAGCTCGACGGGGTGGAAGAGGTGCGCGTTTCTCTGGAAAACGGTACCGTGGATGTACGTTACGATCCGGAGGTCATTCGCCGGGAATACCTGGAACGCACCCTGGACTCCCTGGGTTACTCACCGTACGTGCGTTGA
- a CDS encoding flagellar hook-length control protein FliK produces the protein MQISGIFLNPAVELQTATSLQPGQMVQVEVLRVENGLAAVRIGGQTFTATGEIPSPPATFWALVREVTPETLHLQHLTGTPDENAALATMARVLGMPAGPEITKLLQEMLKWQLPLDRSLVEMLFSAARDLPPRERAAFWAARVWLETLDLRFDPGKVKQALDYLLGSKEATPRGQEVLNQAVPIFPDQEMVSFFTFRGKGIHGELYMVDSRAGKKGEQDFPLALVVRVETPVLGETWVYLTRGRAGLTARVAVAKENFVSLFKKAAGELRDRLAALGYSIDDIQVTARRISCICELLRPHEPPPYRPVNALV, from the coding sequence ATGCAGATTTCGGGCATTTTCCTGAACCCCGCTGTTGAACTGCAAACGGCAACTTCCCTGCAGCCGGGGCAAATGGTGCAGGTGGAGGTCCTGAGGGTGGAAAACGGTCTCGCCGCGGTGCGCATAGGCGGCCAGACCTTCACGGCCACGGGGGAGATACCTTCCCCGCCGGCCACGTTCTGGGCCCTGGTGCGTGAGGTTACCCCCGAGACCCTGCACCTGCAGCACCTCACCGGTACACCGGACGAGAACGCGGCACTGGCAACCATGGCCAGAGTCCTGGGCATGCCCGCCGGCCCCGAAATCACAAAGTTGCTGCAGGAAATGCTCAAGTGGCAGCTGCCCCTGGACCGCTCCCTGGTGGAGATGCTTTTCTCTGCCGCCAGGGATCTACCTCCCCGGGAGCGGGCGGCCTTCTGGGCCGCCCGGGTGTGGCTGGAAACCCTGGATTTACGCTTTGATCCGGGCAAGGTGAAGCAGGCCCTGGACTACCTCCTGGGAAGCAAAGAAGCCACACCCCGGGGGCAGGAGGTGTTGAACCAGGCGGTACCAATTTTCCCGGACCAGGAAATGGTGAGCTTTTTCACCTTTCGCGGGAAGGGAATACACGGCGAGCTGTATATGGTGGACAGCCGGGCCGGTAAGAAAGGTGAGCAGGACTTCCCCCTGGCCCTGGTGGTGCGGGTGGAGACCCCGGTTCTGGGGGAAACCTGGGTTTACCTGACCCGGGGCAGGGCGGGACTTACGGCCAGGGTGGCCGTGGCAAAAGAAAACTTCGTCTCCCTTTTTAAAAAGGCCGCCGGGGAGCTAAGGGACAGGCTGGCTGCCCTGGGGTATTCCATTGATGATATTCAGGTCACCGCACGAAGGATCTCCTGTATCTGTGAACTGCTGCGCCCCCACGAACCGCCGCCCTACCGGCCCGTAAACGCGCTGGTTTAA
- a CDS encoding type II toxin-antitoxin system VapC family toxin: protein MATNGFLLDTTILIDFLRGRKEAIDMLNRLVEAGPLACCPVTVAEVFSGARPEELPKIEEFFEALLFYPVGYKTARRAGLYRREYGKKGITLSISDTIIAAVAVENSLTLVTKNVRHFPMPELAVIEHG from the coding sequence TTGGCCACTAATGGTTTTTTACTGGATACCACGATTTTAATAGATTTTTTACGCGGCAGAAAAGAAGCAATAGATATGCTTAACAGACTGGTTGAGGCAGGCCCCCTGGCATGCTGTCCGGTTACAGTGGCCGAGGTTTTTTCGGGAGCAAGGCCCGAGGAACTGCCTAAAATAGAAGAATTTTTCGAAGCCCTGCTTTTTTATCCTGTTGGATACAAAACAGCCCGTCGGGCCGGTTTGTACCGGAGGGAATACGGGAAAAAAGGCATCACCCTGAGCATTTCGGATACCATTATTGCCGCGGTGGCGGTGGAAAATTCCCTGACTCTGGTTACAAAGAACGTGAGGCACTTTCCCATGCCGGAACTGGCTGTAATTGAGCACGGTTAA
- a CDS encoding EscU/YscU/HrcU family type III secretion system export apparatus switch protein: MSQDKPKAAAALAYDPEKDAAPRVVAAGRGYLAGLIEKLARENNVPVYRHEELALTLTGLGAGREIPPELYQVVAEIIAWVYKMEKKLNLS, translated from the coding sequence ATGTCCCAGGATAAACCAAAGGCTGCAGCCGCCCTGGCCTACGACCCGGAAAAGGATGCCGCTCCCCGGGTGGTGGCAGCCGGGCGGGGTTATCTGGCCGGGTTAATTGAAAAGCTGGCGCGGGAAAACAATGTGCCCGTTTACCGCCATGAAGAACTGGCCCTGACCCTCACCGGCCTGGGTGCCGGCCGGGAAATACCGCCCGAGTTATACCAGGTGGTGGCCGAGATCATTGCCTGGGTATACAAGATGGAAAAGAAATTGAACCTCTCCTGA
- a CDS encoding DMT family transporter, whose product MSVRLLALAIAALSGVTMAVQGSLNAALGKVLGLLETTFVVHLVGLALVTVLLFGFRLGDGRLADYAQAPWYYYLGGILGVAIVYLVMRSIPRVGVAPATTAIIIGQVLTASLIDHLGLFGLERLPFTWHRVVGTLLMAGGAWFLLKK is encoded by the coding sequence TTGAGCGTCAGGTTGCTGGCCCTGGCTATTGCCGCCCTCTCCGGGGTGACCATGGCCGTGCAGGGGTCTTTAAATGCGGCTCTGGGCAAAGTGCTCGGCTTGCTGGAAACCACCTTTGTGGTTCACCTGGTGGGTTTAGCTCTGGTAACGGTGCTTTTGTTTGGCTTTCGCCTGGGGGACGGCCGGCTGGCCGACTACGCCCAGGCGCCGTGGTATTACTACCTGGGTGGTATCCTTGGGGTTGCGATCGTCTATCTGGTAATGCGCAGCATTCCCAGGGTGGGAGTGGCGCCGGCCACCACGGCGATTATTATTGGGCAGGTACTCACCGCCAGCTTAATTGATCACCTGGGCCTGTTCGGCCTGGAAAGGCTTCCCTTCACATGGCACCGTGTGGTGGGCACCCTGCTCATGGCCGGGGGAGCGTGGTTTTTGTTAAAAAAATAG
- a CDS encoding L,D-transpeptidase family protein, with protein sequence MSGKGITAGTHLLVETALRRLHHFQGDTLVRTYPVAVGKPETPTPTGDYHVVNKMINPGGVLGTRWMGLDIPGGNYGIHGTNNPGSIGKAVSNGCIRMHNHHIEELFPQVQIGTPVRIVTGANVAQSDRGETYVIQPGDTLWQIARRFDVPLSTLIELNSPANPNEIYPGQVIVLPGSQSAI encoded by the coding sequence ATGTCAGGAAAAGGAATCACTGCCGGTACCCACCTGCTGGTGGAAACGGCCCTCAGGCGGCTGCATCATTTCCAGGGCGATACCCTGGTGCGTACCTACCCGGTGGCCGTGGGTAAGCCGGAAACTCCCACACCCACCGGGGACTACCACGTGGTAAACAAAATGATCAACCCCGGCGGGGTACTGGGTACCCGCTGGATGGGGCTGGATATTCCCGGCGGTAATTACGGCATTCACGGGACAAATAACCCCGGCTCCATCGGCAAGGCCGTTTCCAACGGCTGTATCCGCATGCACAACCACCATATTGAGGAACTCTTTCCCCAGGTGCAGATCGGCACCCCTGTACGCATTGTAACGGGGGCAAATGTTGCCCAAAGCGACCGTGGGGAAACATACGTAATCCAGCCGGGGGACACCCTGTGGCAGATTGCCCGCCGCTTTGACGTACCTCTTTCCACCCTCATTGAATTGAACAGCCCGGCCAACCCCAATGAAATCTACCCCGGGCAGGTGATAGTCCTTCCAGGCTCCCAATCAGCCATTTAA